A single region of the Candidatus Sungiibacteriota bacterium genome encodes:
- a CDS encoding RpiB/LacA/LacB family sugar-phosphate isomerase, whose protein sequence is MIYFAADHRGFKLKEELKKYLVEQGHEVEDVGAFSYDKDDDYVDFAREASEKIAENPSLHKGIFICGSGHGMNMVADKYRSIRAALCFNRQVAAQSREHEDANVLILASDWLESEEAKDIVTVWLGKSFSGEERHIRRLKKIEEIEEHNFR, encoded by the coding sequence ATGATCTACTTTGCCGCGGACCACAGGGGGTTTAAGCTAAAAGAAGAGCTTAAAAAATATTTAGTTGAGCAGGGACACGAGGTTGAGGACGTGGGCGCATTTTCTTACGACAAAGATGACGATTATGTGGATTTTGCTCGTGAGGCATCTGAAAAGATAGCAGAGAACCCGTCATTGCATAAGGGGATTTTTATTTGCGGCTCCGGGCACGGAATGAATATGGTTGCCGATAAATACCGCTCCATTCGGGCGGCTTTATGCTTTAACCGGCAGGTTGCGGCGCAATCACGTGAACACGAGGATGCTAATGTTTTGATTCTTGCCTCGGATTGGCTGGAGTCGGAAGAGGCAAAAGATATTGTGACTGTGTGGTTGGGAAAGAGTTTTAGTGGTGAGGAAAGGCACATTAGGCGGCTCAAGAAAATTGAGGAGATTGAGGAGCATAATTTTCGATAG
- a CDS encoding transketolase produces the protein MSHLHDDKIKFLEEMANTIRQDIVMELTEAGSGHTAGPLGMTDIFTALYFHILRHDPKNPDWSERDRLILSNGHICPVRYAAMARAGYFTVEELKTLRKLGTRLQGHPHRTALPGVETTSGPLGSGLSQAVGMAIAAKMDQKKFNIYCLMSDGEQEAGQTWEAAMLAGKLKLDNLTALIDRNNIQIDGMTENIMPLEPLRAKYESFNWHVLEINGHNFEEIVNAYETAQGIFEKPVVVIAHTVPGKGVPEIEFDYRWHGVPPGKGPTDVFPAAEQTKEFLSRLRTLGGKIHSEHE, from the coding sequence ATGTCTCATTTACACGATGATAAAATCAAATTTCTGGAAGAGATGGCCAATACCATCCGTCAGGATATTGTGATGGAGTTGACCGAAGCAGGATCTGGACATACTGCCGGGCCGCTGGGCATGACCGATATCTTCACAGCGCTTTATTTTCATATTTTGCGTCATGACCCTAAAAATCCGGATTGGTCGGAACGTGATCGGCTAATTTTATCCAACGGGCACATCTGCCCCGTACGTTACGCCGCCATGGCTCGTGCGGGATATTTTACGGTGGAAGAATTAAAAACATTGCGAAAACTCGGCACGCGTCTTCAGGGCCACCCGCATCGTACTGCTCTTCCGGGCGTGGAAACAACTTCCGGGCCCTTGGGTTCAGGACTTTCGCAGGCAGTAGGTATGGCCATTGCCGCCAAAATGGACCAAAAGAAATTTAATATATATTGTTTGATGTCAGATGGCGAACAAGAAGCAGGGCAAACTTGGGAGGCGGCCATGCTTGCTGGCAAACTGAAACTTGATAATTTAACCGCGCTTATTGATCGCAACAATATTCAGATTGACGGAATGACCGAAAATATTATGCCGCTTGAGCCGTTGCGCGCCAAATACGAGTCTTTTAATTGGCACGTTCTTGAAATAAACGGTCATAATTTTGAAGAGATTGTTAATGCGTATGAGACCGCGCAGGGAATTTTTGAAAAACCGGTGGTTGTTATCGCGCATACCGTTCCGGGAAAGGGGGTACCGGAGATTGAATTTGATTACCGATGGCATGGCGTGCCTCCTGGTAAGGGACCCACGGATGTTTTTCCCGCCGCGGAACAAACCAAAGAATTTCTTTCAAGATTACGAACGCTCGGTGGGAAAATCCATAGCGAACATGAGTAA